One region of Pongo pygmaeus isolate AG05252 chromosome 21, NHGRI_mPonPyg2-v2.0_pri, whole genome shotgun sequence genomic DNA includes:
- the RBCK1 gene encoding ranBP-type and C3HC4-type zinc finger-containing protein 1 isoform X9, producing the protein MDEKTKKAEEMALSLTRAVAGGDEQVAVKCAIWLAEQRVPLSVQLKPEVSPTQDIRFLMVQNGHSSSIQPSHHRTKGRKTPLHTPLKSIAQKLYTLLPLIPMDQN; encoded by the exons ATGGACGAGAAGACCAAGAAAG CAGAGGAAATGGCCCTGAGCCTCACCCGAGCAGTGGCGGGCGGGGATGAACAGGTGGCAGTGAAGTGTGCCATCTGGCTGGCAGAGCAACGGGTGCCCCTGAGTGTGCAACTGAAGCCTGAGGTCTCCCCAACGCAGGACATCAG ATTCCTCATGGTGCAAAATGGCCATTCCAGCTCCATCCAGCCATCACATCACAGGACGAAGGGAAGAAAGACACCCCTCCACACTCCTCTAAAGAGCATAGCTCAAAAGTTGTACACACTTCTTCCATTAATTCCTATGGACCAGAACTGA